The window AAGCTTACTTTTATTAACAAAATGAACTAAACTCCAATCAAACCTATTCGCTTGATAAGATTCAGGCGAATAGGTTTTTTATGGACAATTCATGTCAGATTTAAGAATTGTGCTTGATATTTAACGAAATATTCGATAAGATAGTGTATAAACTTTAAATGAATTAGAGTTTAATGTGCTAATTGGGAATAACTTGAAAAAGAAAGGTGAAATTGATGACACCTAATAAAGAAGACTATTTAAAAATTATATTTGAACTTGGCGGAGCTCATACTAAAGTCAATAATAAGCAGATTGTTTCTGGCTTAAATGTATCAGCTGCTTCAGTTAGTGAAATGATGTCTAAACTATTAAAAGAAGGTTTTGTTGAGCATACACCTTATCAAGGAGTGCAGTTAACGGATGCTGGTCTTTTGAAAGCAGGCATTTTAGTCCGAAAACATCGTTTATGGGAAGTTTTTTTAGTAGAAAACTTAGGTTATTCATGGAATGAAGTACATGATGAAGCCGAAGTATTGGAGCATGTCACCTCCACTATTTTATCTGATCGTTTAGAAGAATATTTAGAGTTTCCTAAAAATTGTCCTCATGGCGGAGTAATTCCTGATCGAGATGGCAGAATTATTGAAAGAGAATTGCAAACATTAATTGAAATGAAAATAAACGATACAATTCAAATTCAACGAGTGTTAGATGATCGTGAATTACTTGATTACCTCGTTTCAGTTGGATTAGAAATTGGGGATCAATGTACTATTATTGAAATCGGAGCCTATGAAGGACCAATTACGTTATTAAAAGGAACCGAAAAGATTCAGATTAGTCATAAAGCGGCTTGTAATATTTTTATTCAAGCAATTTAATTGAAGCTTAGATTTGTAATCTATAATCTTAAAATGATTTAGATGCAATTCATAAGCTTTTTTTATCACTTGGAAAGAACTTATGTTCGTGTTATACTAATAGAAAATGGAGGTGTAGAAAGATGAGAAGTAGTGTTATTCAGTTTGATGAACCTATTCGTGATACTTCCCGTAAAATTATTCATGTGGATATGGATGCTTTCTACGCCTCTGTTGAAGAACGTGAAAATCCGTCATTAAAAGGGAAACCGTTAGTAATAGCTCGACATCCAAAAGATAATGGTGGACGTGGTGTTGTGACAACGGCAAATTATGAAGCGAGAAAGTTTGGTATTCATTCAGCTATGAGTGCTCAAAAGGCTTATGAACTTTGTCCAGAAGCTATTTTTGTTCCTGGTCGTCATGAACTTTATTCAGAAGTTTCAGCAAGTATTCATGAAATATTTAAACGTTTTACAGACATCATCGAACCTTTGTCATTAGATGAAGCTTATTTGGATGTTACAGAAAATAAAAAAAATATTAAAAGTGCAACTAAAATTGCTGCTTTAATTCAACAAGCAATCTATGAAGAATTACATTTAACCTGTTCAGCAGGTGTTTCCTATAATAAATTTATAGCAAAACTTGCCTCAGATTATCAAAAACCTTCAGGTATTACGGTAATTCCTCCTGAAAAAGCATATGAATTTCTAAATAATCTAGAAATCAGCAAATTTTATGGCGTTGGGAAAAAGACTGCTGAGAAAATGTATCAATTAAACATTTTTAATGGAGCAGATTTATATCAGAAAGATGAGTTAGAATTAATTCACTATTTTGGGAAAATGGGCTATTCGCTTTATAGAAAAGTTCGTGGGATTGATGATTCACCAGTTCGCGTTTCCCGTGAGCGTAAGTCAATTGGTCGAGAGCATACGTATGGTAAACCATTAACAACAGAAGAGGAAGTATTAGCAGAGTTACGATTTTTAGCTGGAAAAGTTCAAGCATCTTTAGAACGCAATCAAAAACATGGCAAGATTATTGTTGTAAAATTACGCAATTCTGATTATGAGACAATTACTAGACGAGTGAGCTTACCAACTTATACAAAGAGTAGTGAAGAGATTTTCTTTCATGCTCAAAGTTTGTGGGAAGATGCTGGAAGTTTGGAAAAAGGAATCCGTTTATTAGGTATAACCGTGACTGGATTAGATCCTCAGGCTTTTGAGAATATTGTATTGCCTTTATGGTCGAATAAATCTTACTCTTGAATACTGATATTTATTTAAACTGTATGTGTTTTATGATAGATTGAGAAGAGAAGTAGGTTGGAGGAAAATAGGGTATGAATAATTAATTATACCGGCAGCTATTAAGGATGTTTGGCGTTTATGTGACTGGCTAAAAT is drawn from Carnobacterium gallinarum DSM 4847 and contains these coding sequences:
- a CDS encoding metal-dependent transcriptional regulator; translated protein: MTPNKEDYLKIIFELGGAHTKVNNKQIVSGLNVSAASVSEMMSKLLKEGFVEHTPYQGVQLTDAGLLKAGILVRKHRLWEVFLVENLGYSWNEVHDEAEVLEHVTSTILSDRLEEYLEFPKNCPHGGVIPDRDGRIIERELQTLIEMKINDTIQIQRVLDDRELLDYLVSVGLEIGDQCTIIEIGAYEGPITLLKGTEKIQISHKAACNIFIQAI
- the dinB gene encoding DNA polymerase IV, producing the protein MRSSVIQFDEPIRDTSRKIIHVDMDAFYASVEERENPSLKGKPLVIARHPKDNGGRGVVTTANYEARKFGIHSAMSAQKAYELCPEAIFVPGRHELYSEVSASIHEIFKRFTDIIEPLSLDEAYLDVTENKKNIKSATKIAALIQQAIYEELHLTCSAGVSYNKFIAKLASDYQKPSGITVIPPEKAYEFLNNLEISKFYGVGKKTAEKMYQLNIFNGADLYQKDELELIHYFGKMGYSLYRKVRGIDDSPVRVSRERKSIGREHTYGKPLTTEEEVLAELRFLAGKVQASLERNQKHGKIIVVKLRNSDYETITRRVSLPTYTKSSEEIFFHAQSLWEDAGSLEKGIRLLGITVTGLDPQAFENIVLPLWSNKSYS